The following proteins are encoded in a genomic region of Tachysurus fulvidraco isolate hzauxx_2018 chromosome 22, HZAU_PFXX_2.0, whole genome shotgun sequence:
- the mterf4 gene encoding transcription termination factor 4, mitochondrial isoform X2, producing the protein MSSQAHTALGILRWTWRTCFPKCAPVKELARVPLFLLHRPFCSSQLVPPLSTPAQTVPQGRTELTIQSLAEIGFSESQAQLVYETASKNRCKHDVPVLTVLFSLGLNPSSVLKILEKCPELYSLKESQLQQRVVNLRKLGLLEGCLQRVISHYPKILSFPVKRVNAVSRLLREKCHFTAQQMADVLRDSPHVVEEDPARLEYMFQYVYFRMGCRQAEMVKAKLFTLTLEELRCRHSFLERRGLFQTPDKKGQTLVLNPRLKDFLSISQELYLTNVANATQEEFDVFQKLVAREQEEEEQGEEYSSDDYDDDDDDDDDDNEVTKSFSYKKKTNQKKPERN; encoded by the exons ATGAGTAGCCAAGCGCACACCGCTTTAGGG ATTCTACGATGGACGTGGAGAACCTGCTTTCCAAAGTGTGCCCCTGTGAAAGAACTGGCCAGGGTGCCATTATTTCTCCTTCACCGACCATTCTGTTCATCACAGCTGGTTCCACCCTTGTCTACTCCTGCTCAGACTGTCCCGCAAGGAAGGACAGAGCTAACCATACAGTCTTTGGCTGAAATTGGTTTTTCTGAAAGCCAGGCTCAGTTGGTGTATGAAACAGCAAGTAAAAACCGCTGCAAGCATGACGTGCCAGTGTTAACTGTCCTGTTCAGCCTCGGCTTAAACCCAAGCAGTGTGCTGaagatcctggagaaatgtccTGAGTTGTATTCTCTTAAAGAATCTCAGTTGCAACAGCGGGTTGTGAATCTAAGGAAGCTTGGCCTGCTTGAAG GCTGTTTGCAGAGGGTGATAAGCCACTACCCAAAGATACTGTCATTTCCAGTGAAGAGGGTGAACGCAGTGTCTCGGCTTCTCAGAGAAAAGTGCCATTTCACTGCTCAGCAGATGGCAGACGTCCTCCGAGACTCACCACACGTGGTGGAAGAAGATCCTGCACGTCTGGAGTACATGTTTCAG TATGTATATTTCCGTATGGGTTGTCGCCAAGCCGAGATGGTGAAAGCGAAGCTCTTCACCCTCACCCTGGAGGAGCTGCGGTGTCGTCACAGCTTCCTGGAACGTCGCGGACTGTTCCAAACCCCTGACAAGAAGGGCCAGACACTTGTCCTCAACCCTCGCCTCAAAGACTTTCTCAGCATCTCCCAGGAACTTTATCTCACCAATGTAGCCAATGCTACACAGGAAGAGTTTGATGTGTTTCAGAAACTTGTGGCAagagagcaggaggaagaggagcaagGTGAAGAGTACAGCAGTGATGATtatgacgacgacgacgacgacgatgatgatgataatgaagtCACAAAGTCTTTCagttacaaaaagaaaacaaatcagaagAAGCCAGAAAGAAACTGA
- the LOC113640633 gene encoding probable G-protein coupled receptor 148: MEALLQGRTERLFMAAEDFVLSLLCTFGDWYNSSGQAERLGRQFALTNTSRTAMELFVQEWQVFLPPLHMRVFQICPILGFLAVILTTPIILTRILSRAHLRQQTRYLLLTNALVSDLLFVALYMLTTCLNAATVLMSDLACAAMLFLMAIFYSGGIFSATAIVLDTSLAILAPLRYAILWPVSRTYVAVFTIWVISVFFPAASVGLFLWYHTMSPCVQHICSLPLVLVLTVSHSKPLQVCMLLTVTAVLITLLLVVTGYVVLYCHTSKSGVWRGERSSRAKGTFLIHYLHLFLSVCPMLLLIIELLLYSYSSKLHPSVGLWVSLVLCNILLVLPKALAPYLYGLRYKDLRGALLDFFRLNRPRAITPVM; encoded by the coding sequence ATGGAGGCTCTTCTGCAGGGGCGAACAGAGAGGCTTTTCATGGCTGCAGAGGATTTCGTACTGTCACTTTTGTGTACATTTGGTGATTGGTACAACAGCTCGGGGCAGGCGGAGCGCCTTGGAAGACAATTTGCCCTGACTAACACCTCTCGTACTGCAATGGAGTTGTTTGTTCAAGAGTGGCAGGTTTTTCTCCCTCCTCTGCATATGAGGGTATTCCAGATCTGCCCCATTCTTGGATTTCTGGCTGTAATTTTAACCACACCAATCATCCTGACCCGGATCCTGTCCAGAGCTCACTTGCGGCAGCAGACACGTTACCTTCTCCTGACCAATGCCTTGGTTAGTGACCTACTCTTTGTGGCTCTCTACATGCTTACCACCTGTTTGAATGCAGCTACTGTGCTGATGTCGGACCTTGCCTGTGCTGCCATGCTTTTCCTAATGGCCATCTTTTACAGTGGTGGGATCTTCAGTGCCACTGCCATAGTGCTGGACACTTCCTTGGCTATATTAGCACCATTACGCTATGCTATATTGTGGCCAGTCTCCAGAACCTATGTAGCTGTCTTTACTATCTGGGTCATTTCTGTCTTCTTTCCCGCTGCGTCTGTGGGTCTCTTCCTGTGGTACCATACAATGAGCCCTTGCGTCCAACACATCTGCTCTCTGCCTCTGGTGCTAGTGCTAACTGTTAGCCACTCAAAGCCTCTGCAGGTGTGCATGCTGCTAACCGTCACTGCTGTCCTAATCACCCTGCTGCTGGTGGTCACTGGATATGTGGTTCTGTACTGTCATACCAGCAAGTCCGGAGTGTGGAGAGGAGAGCGGTCATCACGGGCTAAAGGAACGTTTCTCATTCACTATCTCCACCTGTTCCTGTCTGTGTGCCCCATGCTGCTACTGATCATTGAGTTGCTGCTGTACAGCTACAGCAGTAAGCTGCATCCTAGTGTGGGCCTTTGGGTCTCGCTGGTGCTCTGCAACATCCTGTTGGTTTTGCCCAAAGCCCTGGCACCCTACCTGTATGGGCTCAGGTACAAGGACCTGCGTGGGGCTCTGCTGGATTTCTTTAGGCTGAATAGACCTAGGGCCATAACACCTGTGATGTGA
- the mterf4 gene encoding transcription termination factor 4, mitochondrial isoform X1: MGAVTLKCVRLSLWKILRWTWRTCFPKCAPVKELARVPLFLLHRPFCSSQLVPPLSTPAQTVPQGRTELTIQSLAEIGFSESQAQLVYETASKNRCKHDVPVLTVLFSLGLNPSSVLKILEKCPELYSLKESQLQQRVVNLRKLGLLEGCLQRVISHYPKILSFPVKRVNAVSRLLREKCHFTAQQMADVLRDSPHVVEEDPARLEYMFQYVYFRMGCRQAEMVKAKLFTLTLEELRCRHSFLERRGLFQTPDKKGQTLVLNPRLKDFLSISQELYLTNVANATQEEFDVFQKLVAREQEEEEQGEEYSSDDYDDDDDDDDDDNEVTKSFSYKKKTNQKKPERN, translated from the exons ATGGGTGCAGTTACATTAAAGTGTGTACGACTCAGTTTGTGGAag ATTCTACGATGGACGTGGAGAACCTGCTTTCCAAAGTGTGCCCCTGTGAAAGAACTGGCCAGGGTGCCATTATTTCTCCTTCACCGACCATTCTGTTCATCACAGCTGGTTCCACCCTTGTCTACTCCTGCTCAGACTGTCCCGCAAGGAAGGACAGAGCTAACCATACAGTCTTTGGCTGAAATTGGTTTTTCTGAAAGCCAGGCTCAGTTGGTGTATGAAACAGCAAGTAAAAACCGCTGCAAGCATGACGTGCCAGTGTTAACTGTCCTGTTCAGCCTCGGCTTAAACCCAAGCAGTGTGCTGaagatcctggagaaatgtccTGAGTTGTATTCTCTTAAAGAATCTCAGTTGCAACAGCGGGTTGTGAATCTAAGGAAGCTTGGCCTGCTTGAAG GCTGTTTGCAGAGGGTGATAAGCCACTACCCAAAGATACTGTCATTTCCAGTGAAGAGGGTGAACGCAGTGTCTCGGCTTCTCAGAGAAAAGTGCCATTTCACTGCTCAGCAGATGGCAGACGTCCTCCGAGACTCACCACACGTGGTGGAAGAAGATCCTGCACGTCTGGAGTACATGTTTCAG TATGTATATTTCCGTATGGGTTGTCGCCAAGCCGAGATGGTGAAAGCGAAGCTCTTCACCCTCACCCTGGAGGAGCTGCGGTGTCGTCACAGCTTCCTGGAACGTCGCGGACTGTTCCAAACCCCTGACAAGAAGGGCCAGACACTTGTCCTCAACCCTCGCCTCAAAGACTTTCTCAGCATCTCCCAGGAACTTTATCTCACCAATGTAGCCAATGCTACACAGGAAGAGTTTGATGTGTTTCAGAAACTTGTGGCAagagagcaggaggaagaggagcaagGTGAAGAGTACAGCAGTGATGATtatgacgacgacgacgacgacgatgatgatgataatgaagtCACAAAGTCTTTCagttacaaaaagaaaacaaatcagaagAAGCCAGAAAGAAACTGA
- the LOC113640634 gene encoding probable G-protein coupled receptor 148, which translates to MNYSFLSITSSHWFLVIQSEQMNFLLIPAVLLTTMTLVINPLILFCIFYSPSLRQETRYLLLANTLLSDVLFLCFNLANISCNALDMEIHYIFCEVLMVAIVTTYCSSVLTVTLMVIDTFMAVRWPLRYNEILTPSRVKKIVGVVWALAVTYPLSLLVVMAVRKQGNPENLKVCLVLLILGLLEKDIGVSLHIYFSVWVIFCTVLILYCYVRLYMVTRRSGIWRSRYSRARVTLLAHSLMLLIYFAPGLVFTMELAQFKQLSNHLHLAVWINSVNLAVLMVVPRACAPYLYGLRYREVYETVQLMLCKRRLNQTTNRSPTPTDS; encoded by the coding sequence ATGAATTACTCCTTCCTCTCTATCACATCTTCACATTGGTTCCTGGTCATACAAAGTGAACAAATGAATTTCCTGCTCATCCCTGCTGTTCTTCTCACTACCATGACTCTAGTGATAAACCCATTAATCCTCTTCTGCATCTTCTACAGTCCATCTCTCCGGCAGGAAACTCGTTACCTCCTCCTGGCCAATACACTGTTATCGGACGTCCTCTTCCTCTGCTTCAACCTCGCCAACATCTCCTGTAATGCACTGGACATGGAAATTCACTACATATTCTGTGAGGTTTTAATGGTTGCCATTGTGACTACATACTGCTCCTCTGTGTTAACTGTCACGCTGATGGTCATTGACACGTTTATGGCTGTGCGTTGGCCATTGCGCTACAATGAAATCCTGACCCCATCACGTGTAAAGAAGATAGTCGGGGTTGTGTGGGCCTTAGCTGTGACgtatcctctctctctgctggTCGTAATGGCGGTCCGTAAACAGGGCAACCCAGAGAACCTGAAGGTGTGTTTGGTGCTGCTCATTCTAGGATTACTGGAAAAAGACATTGGTGTCAGCCTGCATATCTACTTCAGCGTGTGGGTGATTTTTTGCACTGTGCTGATCCTCTATTGCTACGTCCGTCTCTATATGGTTACCAGGAGATCTGGGATATGGCGCAGTCGCTACTCGCGAGCCCGGGTGACGCTGCTAGCACACTCTCTGATGTTGTTAATATACTTCGCACCTGGTTTGGTGTTCACAATGGAGCTTGCACAGTTTAAGCAGTTGTCTAACCATCTGCACCTTGCTGTGTGGATCAATTCAGTGAATCTGGCTGTGCTGATGGTTGTGCCACGTGCTTGTGCTCCATACCTGTATGGCTTGCGTTACCGGGAGGTCTATGAGACAGTTCAGTTGATGCTGTGCAAAAGACGGCTCAACCAGACCACCAACAGATCGCCAACACCAACAGATTCTTAA